In Silene latifolia isolate original U9 population chromosome X, ASM4854445v1, whole genome shotgun sequence, the following proteins share a genomic window:
- the LOC141620766 gene encoding pentatricopeptide repeat-containing protein At1g02370, mitochondrial-like, whose translation MDEMGFASHVLAFNNILNLYLKTKQPEKVPELISEMKKKHVALDGHTYSFWIQSYRLLGDLDGVERVFHEAQEDILVKDNFVIYSNVASVFIEFGQFEKASSYLKKFENVLNSSDNPSRDAFHHLISLYAGAGKLDSVIQVWNKLKSKYKVVGKESYLLLLQALSRLDDIKGLENYFQEWESRYCKDYDDKVPAILIGAYLRHDMLEDEEANLLLKDATKKSGKVLRFSHVEFMNYYFGKGQTECALKHMEAAIVSKWKPRAEAGSLLPALQRSERC comes from the coding sequence ATGGATGAGATGGGTTTTGCATCCCATGTTCTTGCCTTCAACAATATTCTCAATCTATATTTGAAAACCAAACAGCCCGAAAAGGTTCCAGAACTTATATCAGAAATGAAGAAAAAACACGTAGCTCTAGACGGTCACACATATAGCTTTTGGATCCAAAGCTATCGACTTCTTGGAGATCTCGATGGAGTAGAACGAGTGTTTCATGAGGCTCAGGAAGATATCCTTGTAAAGGATAATTTTGTAATATATAGTAACGTCGCATCAGTGTTTATCGAGTTTGGCCAATTCGAGAAAGCTTCTTCATacttgaaaaaatttgaaaatgtcTTGAATAGTTCCGATAATCCAAGTCGTGATGCATTCCATCATCTGATTAGCTTGTATGCCGGTGCTGGTAAATTAGACTCCGTCATCCAGGTTTGGAACAAGCTCAAGTCAAAGTACAAAGTTGTTGGCAAAGAGAGTTACCTTTTACTGCTTCAAGCGTTGTCAAGACTAGACGACATTAAAGGCCTCGAAAATTACTTCCAGGAGTGGGAATCAAGGTACTGCAAGGATTATGATGACAAGGTACCAGCTATTCTAATAGGTGCGTACTTGAGACACGACATGCTAGAGGACGAGGAGGCCAACCTTTTGCTAAAGGATGCTACAAAGAAATCAGGAAAAGTATTACGCTTTTCACATGTCGAGTTCATGAATTACTACTTTGGGAAGGGTCAGACGGAGTGTGCATTGAAGCATATGGAAGCTGCCATTGTGTCCAAATGGAAACCAAGGGCAGAAGCTGGTTCCTTGCTTCCAGCACTTCAAAGATCGGAAAGATGTTGA